ACCTTTGATAATCGCCACCGGCGGCCTTGCGTCTCTCTTCGCCAAGGGGACGAAGCTCTTCGATCGGATAGATCCATGTCTTACCCTTGAAGGCCTATTTTTGAGTCACGCTTCCTAGAACGGTTTTTTAAAAAAAGCTGGCAACTTATTTAAAGATGTGCTGATAACGGCCAAGGCCAAGGACCAAGGAGAGTGAAAAAATGGTAACGAGCTACAGATCAATAACTAACCCCGATCAGGTATGTATAAGTTTGGGGTTCGACAAGGGGAATGACCTGATGTTTCAGACCATCTGCGCCAGGATCGAGGGCGGAGATGAATGTGAAGCTATAGATAGCATGGCCAGTATGGCGGAATTGGTCACGATAAAAACACAACGGGATGGCTACAAGCGGAGCAAGCCCGATATCAATGTAGAACGCTGCCTGTTTACCAACAAAGCCGCGTTTTTTAGCGATATTCTTAAGTATCTAAATCTTCGGGGTATTAAATTTGCGGTCGAATATTTTTCTGGCGGGTCAAGACCGTTTTGGAGGCTCTGCGAAGGAATCAATTTCTACGGTAACAAAAATAGATGAGCGATGGTGGCGCAAAGGCTTCGCGAATATATCGTCAAAGGATTTACGCTCAAATATTCCGATAAGCCCTTTATAGTATTTTAACCTTTGGTTAGTAATACCTTTGTTAAAAACTATAAGTATTTCTAACTTCTTATTCGCACTGGCATACGAATAAGAAGTTNNNNNNNNNNNNNNNNNNNCTATAAGTATTTCTAACTTCTTATTCGCACTGGCATACGAATAAGAAGTTGAAATACTATAGCGCTCCGGTAATCTGCTCCTCAGCATGTCTCATCCTCTTCATGGTATCCCCTTTTCGGCCCTTTTAGGGCCTCCTATGCCACTCTTTTTGAGGTCTCAATTGGTGGGGGATGGTCACTACGCAAGGCTTTTAAAGAGCTTTGCGATGACAGGATGTACCACTTTTCCGCCCCTTATCTGTAATCCCAATTCAGCCGTAGGATCGCTGTGGATCGCGCCGTCAACTCCCATTGTGGCGAGCTTGCATATATAAGGAAGCGTGGCCCTTGTCAGCGCCTCGGTGGACGTTTGGGGAGTCAGCGCCGGCATATTGGGAACGCAGTAGTGAATAACAGAATATTTGATGAATGTCGGGTTCTTGTGCGTGGTAGGATGTGTCGTCTCAGCACAACCGCCCTGATCCACCGCTACATCGACTATTACGGAGCCAGGTTCCATTGTCTGAAGCATCTTTTTCGTGATGACCTTAGGGGCCTTATCGCCTGCAACAAGCACCGCACCTATTATCAGGTCCGCCTTCTTTACCCAAAGAGCCACATTTTCAGGCGATGACATCAGGACCTGAGCTCTTACCTTAAAACGTTCCTGAAGTCTTTGAATACGGTCCGCTTTAATATCTAAAATAACAACTTCAGCGCCAAGCCCAGCCGCCACCTCTGCGGCGTTGACCCCCACGACTCCTCCGCCTACGACCGCTATTACGCCCCTTTTTGTCCCTGTAACGCCTCCAAGGAGAAGTCCCTTGCCTCCTGCGGGACCTTTATGAATGAGGCGAGCGCCAATCTGGGTTGCGACGCGCCCGGCAACTTCGCTCATGGGAACCAGTAGCGGTAGTTTTCCGTCGGTCGTTTCCACCGTCTCGTAGCCGAACGCCGTAACGCCGGACTTGCAAAGCGCGCGTGCAAGCTGAGGGAAACTTGCAAGGTGAAGATAGGTGAAGATTATCAGGTCCTTTTTGAAGAATTTGAATTCAGAAGGAAGGGGCTCTTTTACCTTGATGATGATGTTCGCCATCTTCCAGATCTTCTGCGCCTGCGGGAGTATCGTGGCGCCGGCATCTCGGTAGACCCTGTCCGCAAAACCTGAAAGAAGGCCCGCCCCTTTTTCTATGAGTACTGTGTGGCCTTCGCGAATTAAAGTTGAAACGCCGGCCGGTGTGATGGCGACCCTTGATTCGCTCTCTTTGATCTCCCTCGGAATGCCTATGATCATATACCAAACCTCCGTTTGAAGCGCGCAAGCGTCTATAACACTTAGTACAAAAATGGCAAGAATGATATGTCCGCACCGGAATAATATATAATGATATCAACATGTTAACTTTAATTGACCTGCTTAATAACGCGCAACATATAGAAAAGTTAGCGACTCTTCGACAAGCTCAGGATTGCTTGGTAGAAAATAGTTAGCAACAAAATGGGAAAAGTGCCGATAAGTAGTGATGTCATCCTTCGCTGTTGCTCAGAATGACAGACTATGAAAAAAACATTAGTCATATATCTGCTGTTTCTTTCTGCGTGCTCAGGCGGTTCGGGGATAGGAACCGAGACGGACATCTCTCTGCCCGATACGCCCTTCACCATCAAGGATAATTCACAATTTATTGGCGGACCGCTTGCGCAGGGGCGCCTTGGCGACATCCTTCTGGCCAACGATAAGATAAAGGTGATAATTCAACAACCTTCAAAGTTAGCCCAGTCGTGTCCGTTTGGCGGCGTGATAATCGATGCCGATATAGTTCGACCCGAAGGCGAGCCAGGGCAGGATAATTTTGGGAAACATTGTCCCCTTGTGAATATCGAGTGGACTGTTAACTATAGGGATTTTCAGGTGATCTCGGACGGTGCGAACAATACACCTAAGATCGTTCGTGCCACGGGGATCATTGATGTCCTTGATTATCTTGACCTTGATTTCATTGCGCCCGTTGCAAAGGCGTTGACGGGGCAGTCGATGTATTTCTCGCCGCGTTTCAGCGACAAGAACGATCCGTTTGCCACATATCATGATCTGGGCGCCGTGAATACGGCCGTTGTTACCGATTACACTCTTGAGCCGGGTAAAAATTATGTGAAGATCGACACCACCTTTCAAAACGACGGAGATGAAGACGTGGTCATGCCGGTGGGGCAGTTCCTTAACGGCAGCGGCCAGGTTCAGACGCTGCTTCCGGGAATGGGTTTTACGCCGCAACCAACCGCTCAGATAACGGGCGATACGGTTGCGGTCATATATGTTCCGTTCCAGGGTGTGGATGTTACCTACGGTTATTTTTACGATGTGAACCAGTTTGCCTCCGATAGTCCAGACGCCCTCGACGCACAAAAGATGCTCGTAGGAAAGGGCGGGGCCGGCGGATCTGACGTCAAAAAAGAAAGGCTTCGTTCGGCATCGCTGACGTATTCGGGCGTTACTGGCGTGTTCTTTGGCGAAGAGTTCTTAAATGTCCTGCCGCTGGGAGGGCCGGGCGATCTTAGGATCAACTTTAAAATTCCACCGCACGGGGCCAGGACCGTTACTCAATATTTAGTCGTTGGCGACGGGGACCCTGCCGCCGTGTTCGGAACCGGACTATCTGCGATGAAGGTCCTGGCACATAAGATATCCGGGAAAGTGTTTGATTCAAAAGGCAATGTGGCGCCCGATGCGACGTTGGTCGTTCAGAACGAAACTAATATGACGGTCATCACATACCGAACCGATAAGGACGGCAATTTTTCCGGGTATCTGTCTGCCGGCACCGACAGTTTTGCAAAGGCGTTCGGCACAGGCAAATATAAGATATTCGTCGATAAACCGGGATATCACAAGGATGGAACGAATGTTGCGGGCACCTGCGACCCTTTGGAGGTGAACGTTTCCATGACAGACAGAACGGACATCAAATGTACTCTTGGCCCGTCCGGCAATATCGTTCTGACGGACGGCGTTAGGGATGCAGACTCGGGAAAGAAGATCCCGGCGCGGCTTACGATAGTAGGATTTGACCCGAGCCCCGATTCTCATGCCGGGGCGGCCTACGCTACTACCCACGGTGCGGGCAACTTTGAGGATACATGGATATTCGAGCGCCCATGGGGGGTTGTGGACGTGAAATATGTCGATCTAAAAGGCGACTTCGGGCTGGATGGAGATAATGAGTTTAATCTGGAACCGGGGCGCTATTATTTTGTGTTTTCAAAAGGTGTCGAGTATTCGATGGACACGCGCGAGGTGATCGTTTCCGGCAGCAGTTCCGTAAAAATAGACAACGTTAAGCTAAAAAGGGTGATAAAGACACCGGGTTGGATATCGTCCGACTTCCATCTTCATTGTATCGTATCGCCAGACAGCGCCATACCATGTGAAAAAAGGGTCCTGGCCGCTGCGGGAGAGGGCATGGATGTGCTGCAATCCAGCGATCACGACTGGCTTACAGATTACGCTCCCATGGTGGCAAAGTTTGAAGCCGGAGGCGTGATACCTCCAGATAGCGTTGCAACTATAGTAGGACAGGAAATAAGCCCCAACCATTACGGTCACATTCACGTATTCCCGCTTCTTTATGACGATGCCAAGCTGGACGGAGGAGCCCTTGACTGGACCTTTTCGTCCCTCGATAGAATGGACCCGTCGCCCGATTATGTGATGTCGCCCCGGGACGTTCTTGATTACTACAAGTCCGGCAACGCCGGCGAAGGGGAAAAGATACTTCAGGTCAACCACGTCGCCGATCAGGCCACGTCTCTCCTAATTGTCTCTTCATGGGTCACGACCACCATGTACGACGGTGTGAAGGCCCTATCCAGCTATGTGGAGCCGTCGGCGCAGCGCATATCTCCCTCACAATCCACATCCGAAATCCCCATGCCGTTCGGGACGAACGACCTTGTGATCGCCGATTTTACAACCGTCGAATTGACGATAGGGCCCGAGCTTTACACAAACGCTTTGCGCGAAACGGGGCTGCCGCAATTTTTCAATCTTCTCAATCTTGGCATCTTTGCCACGGCTACCGCCGATTCGGACAGTCATCGCGAGGTGGTCGATCAAATGGGAACCCCTCGCAACTATATCGCCTCGCCGGTTGACCCGAAGGACGGTTTTGGCACCTTTGCCTCCTTCGATAAGGAGGCGTTTGCCAAGGCGATAAACGATCACAGGCTTATCGCAACTACCGGACCGTTCGTAGAGGTCAGCGCCAAGGGCGATGACGGCGTCAAAAAAGGGATAGGAGACGTCGTTAAAGGTCCGAAGGTGAAGGTTCGTGTGGATGTCAAGAGTCCGGCGTGGGCATGGTTTGACACGATAGAGATATATGCCAATACCGAACCTCTCCCCGCAGATGATGACGGCGTGTCTGTTTTCAGGGGGGTTGCGTCGGATCCTAAGGCTTTTTTTGCTCCGTACCATATTCCAAAGTTCTATTATGAACCTTCATACATATTTACGACATCTGACGGCTCGCTTTCGCACTGGAGCAACAAGAACGGCGTGATAACCGCGAGCCTCGATCTTGATATGGATGTCAAAGAGGATACGTGGATCGTTGTGTTCGTTTCCGGAAATCAGGGGACCGAAGGCTGGCGCTCGCTCTTTCCGTTCGTGACAAAATCGGTGGCAGATCCTTCGAAGATGGCAAAGCCGGCAGAAGATTGGACTCTGGACAAACTCGCAAGCGATAAGAATATGAAGACAAGCGCTTGGGCCTTTGCAAATCCTATCTTCATAGATGTGGACGGCGATACTAACGGCGATGGCGATCCGTTCGAGGCGATATACATAAAGAACGGTCTTTCACCTCTGGCCAAATAGGTGGGCATGAGCCGCGCCATAAAACCTTCAAAAAAGTTGCGCTAAATCGCCAAATCGTATAGCCTAGGCGGTAATGAAACGTCTAATATTGCTCGCGGTCATTCTTTTTATCGCACCGAATACTTTTGCCGCCTCCTTCGACCCTTCCCTTAATTGGAGAACGGCGCAAACGGATCACTTTAATATCCATTATCCATCGGCCTTGGAGGAGGAGAGGATACTTGTCGCAAGGCACCTTGAAGATGCGTATCAAAAGTTATCTCCAAAGATGCACTGGAAGCCGTGGGGGAGGACAGAGGTCATAGTTACGGACAGTTATGATGTCGCGAACGGAATGTCGAGCACGCTCCCGTACAACTGGATGCTTCTTCGCATAGTTTCGCCCGGCCCCGATAGCGTGCTTGGCGACTATGATAACTGGCTGAGAACGCTTTGCATGCATGAATTTTCCCACATCTTAAACCTCGATCAGGTCGGTGGCGTAATGTGGGTCCCGCGATTCATACTCGGAAAGGTCGTTTCTCCTAACGGTACAGAGACTGGATGGCTTAGAGAAGGCATCCCCACCTATAATGAGACCGATGAAACTACACGCGGCCGCGGCAGGTCAAGTTATTCCGACATGATGATGAGAACAGCCATTCTTGACAAGAATTTTCTTACGATAGACGAGGCCGATGGAGTTCAATGGAAATGGCCCAGCTATCAGGCTATGTATATCTACGGCGTTGAGTTCATGCAGTATCTCTCGGACAAATTCGGCGAAGATAAATTGATGGATTATCAAAAGAACGTTGCCAGATCGCCGCTTTTTTACGCGGCGAACCATCAGGCAAGACGGACGTTCGGCGATATAAGGTTCCAGTCTAAAAAGGTTCACCTGCGTTACGACCGTGAGAGAAAGGAAGGGACGCAGCGGAGCAAGTCGTTCTACACGTTATGGAAGGAGTGGAAGGCTTCTCTCGAAAAAAAGTACGCAGCTGTCAAGACCAAGGTTGAGGCCGAGGGGCTTACGGAGCTCAAGAATGTGGCGGCGGGTGGGACCGTTCTCTCAAGTCCGGCCGTTTCCCCGGATGGAAAATATCTTGCGTATGCAAGGACGAGGGTCAAAGGCCCCGCCGAAATCCACCTTGTGGATCTTGGAACTGGGGTCAACAAGGTCATCAAGAAGAGGAGAGCGGCAACTAGCATCGCATTCAGCCCGGATAGCAAAAAGATCGTCTATTCCGCTATTGGAGGGTACAAGAGATACAACACCTATAGCGATATCTATGAATATGATATCGAGTCCAAAAAGATTAAAAGGCTTACAACCGGTGAGCGGGCCTATGACGTCTCCTATTTTCCGGACGGTAAAAAGATGGCGTTTGTGAAACAGGAATACGGCCGGGGGTGCCTTAAGATATACAATGTCGAATCAAAGGAGGTCTCCGACCTTGGATTTAGCTATGAGACCGTTGCTAAGGACGAGTTCCCGCAGTTTTCGGCTCCCGCAATTTCTCCTGACGGAAAGATGTTAGCGGTCTCGTCTTGGCAGATAACCAAGATAGATCCGTATCCTATCGGCCAGTGGGATATATATCTTGGCGAGATCTCGAGCGACGGGTTACAGGTCAAGAATATAAGAAAGCTGACCAATGATATTCCGATAGACTCAAGCCCATCGTGGAGTCCCGACGGAAAGACCATATTTTATGCCTCCGACAAGAGCGGTATTAACAACATATACAGGGTTGAAGCCACCGGCGCTCGGCGCACAACGGGCGGCGTAAGGGTAACCAACATTCTCACCGGAGTCTATCAGCCCGCCGTTTCTCCTGACGGGGGATCCGTCTATGTAAAATATTACAACGGGAAAGGTTTTGATATACGCTCATTCTCTCCCTTTGGTGCTACCGGTTCGTTCATCGATGCCAGCAAGCCGGTCATCGAAAAGCAGAGATTTTCAATTCTCCCAAAGGTCAAAACGCTTGCGGTGAGAGAAGCGGAAGAGATCGTTGCCAAGCCGGAGTCTCCAGGTAAAAAATATTCTCCGTTCGGCAAAGGTCTTTTCCTGCCCCGCTTTATAATTCCCAATGCGGCGACGATAGATAACGGCCTTATGTTCGCGTTAGCAACGGGCGGGGCCGACCCGCTGCGCAGGCACAACTGGATGGGCGGAGCAACTTACAGGACCGATCTCACTGACTATGTCGGGTATTTCTTCAACTATGCATACAACAGATTCAAACCGGTATTTTCTGCCGGCATCCTTGGTTATGCGGTCAATTTCGGCGATCTTACGTTCCTCCACGCGGACGGCACTCTCAACACGGTCCACCTTTATGAGGACCGTAGAAGAGTATATGGAGGTGTCAGTTATCCATGGAGCAAACAGGCGTTCGGCCTTCAATATTTCTGGGAACACAGGGAGCCGCACGAGTATCTGACCCCTGAAGAGAAGGATGCGCTTAATTTCGGAAGCTTCGCCGGTTTCAACGTCTCTTATGTTTACGGTGAATGGGAAAAATTTCCGGCCTCGATAAGCCGGGAACATGGACGAAAGCTCCGCACCAATTTTTCGATAACCGATAAGGCCCTTGGAAGTTCCAGCAAGAACGAACAGTATATATTCACCGGCGACTACAGGGAGTATATTGATATGCCCTGGTTGAATCATGTCCTGGCCACAAAGGTCCATGGTGGCATGGTTTGGGGAGATCCTGTCGTTCAGGGGACGTTCTCTTTGGGCGGCGCGATGGGCGACGGTATAATGGGCGGCGGTGACAGCCTTTATTATTTTGCTTTGAGGGGCCTCCCTATAGCGTCGCTTTCTAAAAATAGGGCCCTCGTCTTTACGGGTGAATACAGAATGCCGATCGTCTCTCCGCAGAGAGGTCTTGGCACACTTCCTTTCTATGTGCAGAACATATACATTGCTCCGTTCGCCGATTATGGCAACGCATGGAACGCCAGCCAGAACACCGGAAGTTATTTTTTCAACAATTTTTTCTTAGGCACCGGTCTTGAAGTTAGGGGCGATTTTGTGATAGGCCACGGGCTTCCCGTTTCCGGAAGGGCCGGCTATGGCATAGTCGTTGTGAACAGGGACCGTCTTGGAAGCGCCAAGGGACCGATACTCAACACTCCTGCGTCTGACGGAGTTCTGATACTTGAATTGGGTACAGCTTTTTAATGGCGATGTAGGCTATCGACGTGACCGCAACCGCCCCCAACACATCCATTATATAGTGCTGTTTTACAAATACCACAGAGACCGCAATGAATGCCGTCATAAGGGCGAAGAAACATGACCATCCCCTTTTGTAGTTCCACATAATGAGCGTTCCGGTGAACGGATATGCAACGTGGAGCGAAGGGAAGCAGTTAACGGGG
The sequence above is drawn from the Deltaproteobacteria bacterium CG11_big_fil_rev_8_21_14_0_20_49_13 genome and encodes:
- the ald gene encoding alanine dehydrogenase: MIIGIPREIKESESRVAITPAGVSTLIREGHTVLIEKGAGLLSGFADRVYRDAGATILPQAQKIWKMANIIIKVKEPLPSEFKFFKKDLIIFTYLHLASFPQLARALCKSGVTAFGYETVETTDGKLPLLVPMSEVAGRVATQIGARLIHKGPAGGKGLLLGGVTGTKRGVIAVVGGGVVGVNAAEVAAGLGAEVVILDIKADRIQRLQERFKVRAQVLMSSPENVALWVKKADLIIGAVLVAGDKAPKVITKKMLQTMEPGSVIVDVAVDQGGCAETTHPTTHKNPTFIKYSVIHYCVPNMPALTPQTSTEALTRATLPYICKLATMGVDGAIHSDPTAELGLQIRGGKVVHPVIAKLFKSLA